The window TAACGAAAAACAAATGGTTTAGTAACTTCTGGATTAAGAAAGTTAGTGTTGTAAGAATAAATTGTACAGGAAATAAAATTTGATTTGTATGAACTTAAATTATTAGGTAATGCCTCCATTTTGCAGGATTGGTAGAAATATGCTAGAATGCTTAAAGACTAATAGCAAAAGAGGTTTTAAGTGTTATGGCAAAAATAGATGTTAAGTGCAGATATTGTGACAAAACAGAAGAAGTAGTAAAGGTAGGGTGTTTCATTTCAAAACCACAACGATACCAGTGTAATCAATGCAATCGATATTTTCAGCTGGACTATATCAATAATGCATCTAAGCCTGGAGTAAAGGAGCAGATAGTAGAAATGGCAATTAACGGTTCTGGCGTTAAGGATACAGTCAGAGTATTAAAAGCAGGTATCAATACGGTTATCCGTATTTTAAAAAAGTCTAGTATTAGAAACGGTAAATCATTCTATCAACACAACTGAAGTAATTATTGCTCCTGAAATAGATGAACTATGGTCTTATGTACAGAACAAAGCTAAACAAAGGTGGTTTTGGTATGCTCTGGATAAGATTTCGTTAAAAGTAGTTACTTATACTTTTGGCACAAGGTGTGACAGCACATTAGAATCATTACTTCAGAAACTGGAAAATTCCAAGGTTACTTTTTACTTTACTGATGGGTGGGGGAGCTATGCAAGGTTATTAGACTCCAAAAAGTACATTATTAGTAAAAGATATACTCAGCGGATAGAACGGAGCAATTTAAACCTTAGGACGAGATGCAAAAGGCTTGCCGGTTCTTTCCAAGTAAGTGTGTAAATTTCTAGGATAGGTTATATTAAGGGTAATATAACTTAATAGGAATAAAATAAGAGTAAGAGCGATCAAGAAAAAATAAAGCAAGCGGTAGACTTGTTAATAGATAAAGACACAGATTTAACAAGTTTTTTTGCTAAAGACGGGATGTTAAAAGAGTTGACAAAAAATCTATTTGAAAGGGCTTTAAAGGGAGAAATGGACGAGCATCTTGGCTATAGCAAGGATGGTAGAGGAGAAACTGAGAACAGCAGAAATGGAGTTGGCAAAAAGAGCATAATTACTGAAGGCGGAGTATTAGACCTAGAAGTACCCCGTGATAGAAATGCTGAATTTTCTCCGCTGCTAGTACCGAAGCGCCAGACTAGGATCGATGGGTTAGATCAGAAGATATTATCACTGTATGCAAAAGGAATGAGTGTCTCTGACATTAAGCTGCAAATACAGGAATTGTATGGAGCTGAAATAAGTGAGAGCTTAATTAGCCGAGTTACGGATAATATAATGGATGAGGTCAGAAGCTGGCAACATAGGCCTTTAGAAGCGATTTATGCTATTGTATATTTTGACGCCTTAGTAGTTAAAGTAAGACAAGATAAGAGGATTATTAACAAGGCGGTATATGTAGCTTTGGGCATAGATTTAACTGGTAGGAAAGATATTTTAGGGTTATGGATCAGTGAGAACGAAGGAGCTAAATTTTGGCTAAATAATTTTACTGAAATGAAAAACAGAGGATTGAAAGATATTCTGATAGCCTGTAGTGATAATTTGACCGGTATGAGCGAAGCTATAGCTGCCGTATATCCGGAAACTGAACATCAGTTGTGTATCGTCCATCAAATTAGGAGCAGCTTAGCATACGTAAGCTACAAAGATAGGAAGAAAGTTGATGCTGATTTAAAGTTAGTATATGGCTCGGTTACTGAAGATGAAGCCCTGGGCGCCTTATCTGATTTTGATCTGAAATGGGGAAAACAGTATCCCCACATAGCAAAATCCTGGGAAAATAATTGGGGAAATCTGGTAGTTTTTTTACAATATCCGGAGGTTATTAGAAGGATAATTTATACAACCAATGCGATAGAGGGTCTAAATAGCCAATTACGCAAAGTAACAAATAATAAGCGGGTTTTTCCTAGCGATGATTCTGTTTTTAAGACTTTATACTTGACAATAGATTACATTACGCGAGCATCCGTAATAGGAATCAATAAAAAAATTAGGTATCAGTATAAAGTACAATTTTGGTCGCTTAATCTATTTAAGCAAGTTTCTTAAAATTTTTGATTCTATCTTCAATCTCATGGCGAAAATGCCTAACTAATCCTTGGATAGGCCACGCAGCTGCATCGCCGAGAGCGCAAATTGTATGTCCCTCAATTTGTTTGCTTATATCCAGCAATTCATCAATTTCTTCAATTTTAGCTTCCCCTCTACAAAGGCGCATCATCATTCGCCACATCCAACCAGTACCCTCTCGGCACGGTGTGCATTGACCACATGATTCATGCATATAAAATTTACTTAAACGGGCAATAGCATAAATTATGTCAGTTGATTTATCCATTACTATAACTCCGCCTGTACCAAGTCCTGAACCAGCAGCACGAAGAGCATCAAAATCCATAGTAACAGTTTCACACATTTCTTTTGTAATCATCGGTACGGATGACCCACCAGGAATTACAGCTTTTAAATTATCCCAGCCGCCACGAATACCTCCAGCATGTTTTTCAATTAATTCTTTTAAAGGAATCCCCATAGCTTCTTCTATATTCTTAGGCGCATTAACATGTCCCGAGATGCAAAATAATTTTGTTCCGGTATTATTTGGCTTACCGATAGCAGCAAACCATGATGCCCCACGCCTTAAAATCGTTGGTACTACAGCAATGGATTCCACATTATTAATTGTAGTAGGACATCCATATAAGCCAGCACCTGCAGGAAAAGGAGGCTTAAGCCTAGGCTGTCCCTTTTTTCCCTCTAGGCTTTCAAGCAGAGCTGTTTCTTCTCCGCAAATATAAGCTCCCGCCCCTCTATGAAGATAGATATCTAGGTCATAACCAGAACCACAAGCATTTTTACCAATTAATTTTTCTTGGTAAGCTTCATCGATTGCTCGTTGGACCGCCAATGCTTCATTATAAAACTCACCTCTTATATATATATAACAACTATGAGCACCTATTGCGACAGAAGCAAGCAAGCACCCTTCTATAAGTTTATGCGGTTCATATCTAAGGATGTCCCGATCTTTGCAAGTTCCCGGCTCAGATTCATCAGCATTAACTACTAGGTAAGAGGGGTTGAGATGATTCTTTGGCATAAATGACCATTTCATGCCGGTAGAAAATCCTGCTCCTCCTCTCCCCCGTAAACCGGAAGATTTAATTTCCTCAATGATCCAATCACGTCCCTTAGCAATTAATGACTTTGTATTATCCCAATCACCGTGCATTTTTGCTGATGCCAGTTCAGGAGAATATTGCCCGTATAGGTTAGTAAAGATTTTATCTTGCTGTTGTAACATCATCACCTTCTAAAAAATATTGTGGAATCTTAACCTCAACAATTTTCTCTAAAGATGGAGAGCTGTTAAAAATTAAATACCATTCTCCATTTTTGATATAATACTGTATATCTCTTTTACCAATTTTATCCAGAAAAATTTCCCAATTATCATCAGATTTTAAGTGACCATCAGAAAGTTTTATTATTTCCTTGAAAACACCACTACTCATTGAATTGAAAATGTCATCAATTTGTATTAGGTCAGAGTTGTTTATATCAAAGTTTAAGCTATCTATACGATAGATTTTTCCATCTTTTTGTGTAACCCATCTAACGCTAAAGTAGTCTTCTGACCCAGATGGTGGTAAATCAAGACTTACAGAAAAATTGCTTCTCTCGCCTTGATTACAGATTGCATATGAATGGACAAAATCGGTTATTTCATGATTGATTTCATCTATTATTTCCTGATTTTCATTATAAAGTACAGGATAAGTTATTTTTCCGCTACATTTTCCAGATCCGACAGATTTAGTAAATTCCTGAGTTTTTTCACTAACAGAAAATGAACCGGCTATGTAATCAGAGTAAGCTGAAGAAGAAATTAAAATTAGCATGGTTATAGCAAGTACGCCTCTTTGCATGGAGGAAAGATCTAAAAAAACATAGCTCTTTACCAAACTCCTAGACATGATATGACTTTTTCTGGATAACAAGACTTTGCCTGACATATCAGATAAAATGGATAATAGTAGGCCAAATATTTTAACCATAATATCTTACTTTTTTTCCATTACTCAGCTTTTTTGCCCATTTTGACGAGCAGATAATTTGTCAATAATATCGTTCATTTTATCAGGGGTTAAATCTTCATAGTAATCATCATTTATTTGGACTAAAGGGGCATTTACACACGCTCCAAGACATTCAACCTCGGAGATAGTAAATTGACCATCTACCGAAGTATTACCACATTTAATTCCTATACGCTCCTCACAGGTTTTTAGGATATCGTTAGCTCCTTTAAGCCAGCAAGGAGTAGTGCCACATACTTGAATATGATATTTACCAATCGGTTTTAAATAAAACATGCTATAAAACGAAGCAACTTCGTAGACCCTCATATATGGTTCTGCAAT of the Candidatus Megaera polyxenophila genome contains:
- a CDS encoding transposase; its protein translation is MAKIDVKCRYCDKTEEVVKVGCFISKPQRYQCNQCNRYFQLDYINNASKPGVKEQIVEMAINGSGVKDTVRVLKAGINTVIRILKKSSIRNGKSFYQHN
- a CDS encoding transposase, with translation MLIDKDTDLTSFFAKDGMLKELTKNLFERALKGEMDEHLGYSKDGRGETENSRNGVGKKSIITEGGVLDLEVPRDRNAEFSPLLVPKRQTRIDGLDQKILSLYAKGMSVSDIKLQIQELYGAEISESLISRVTDNIMDEVRSWQHRPLEAIYAIVYFDALVVKVRQDKRIINKAVYVALGIDLTGRKDILGLWISENEGAKFWLNNFTEMKNRGLKDILIACSDNLTGMSEAIAAVYPETEHQLCIVHQIRSSLAYVSYKDRKKVDADLKLVYGSVTEDEALGALSDFDLKWGKQYPHIAKSWENNWGNLVVFLQYPEVIRRIIYTTNAIEGLNSQLRKVTNNKRVFPSDDSVFKTLYLTIDYITRASVIGINKKIRYQYKVQFWSLNLFKQVS
- a CDS encoding NADH-quinone oxidoreductase subunit F; its protein translation is MLQQQDKIFTNLYGQYSPELASAKMHGDWDNTKSLIAKGRDWIIEEIKSSGLRGRGGAGFSTGMKWSFMPKNHLNPSYLVVNADESEPGTCKDRDILRYEPHKLIEGCLLASVAIGAHSCYIYIRGEFYNEALAVQRAIDEAYQEKLIGKNACGSGYDLDIYLHRGAGAYICGEETALLESLEGKKGQPRLKPPFPAGAGLYGCPTTINNVESIAVVPTILRRGASWFAAIGKPNNTGTKLFCISGHVNAPKNIEEAMGIPLKELIEKHAGGIRGGWDNLKAVIPGGSSVPMITKEMCETVTMDFDALRAAGSGLGTGGVIVMDKSTDIIYAIARLSKFYMHESCGQCTPCREGTGWMWRMMMRLCRGEAKIEEIDELLDISKQIEGHTICALGDAAAWPIQGLVRHFRHEIEDRIKNFKKLA
- a CDS encoding NADH dehydrogenase subunit E, with translation MFSFNKENIKKAKEILAKYPVGRQKSAVLPLLDLAQRQNGGWLSVETIEYVADYIAEPYMRVYEVASFYSMFYLKPIGKYHIQVCGTTPCWLKGANDILKTCEERIGIKCGNTSVDGQFTISEVECLGACVNAPLVQINDDYYEDLTPDKMNDIIDKLSARQNGQKS